A single region of the Triticum dicoccoides isolate Atlit2015 ecotype Zavitan chromosome 2B, WEW_v2.0, whole genome shotgun sequence genome encodes:
- the LOC119365544 gene encoding binding partner of ACD11 1-like codes for MATSTLSTVMVSNLSLKAALRDVKEFFSFSGDLVHVEMQSGDELSQVAYIAFKDKQGAETAMLLTGATIVDMAVIVTPATDYELPADVLAALEPKDAKSSALEKAEDIVGTMLAKGFILGRDALDKAKALDEKHQLTSTATARVSSFDKRIGLSEKISVGTSVVNDKVKEMDQKYLVSEKTRSALAAAEQGVSTAGSAIMKNRYVLTGAAWVTGAFSKVANTANDVGAKAKEKIAAEQEGKTVAAGYAQADMSDAREKPRDLDGEVTKIHVSENPEDIPISTAAVFPITVDDSSDASPPPPATALPKKPEPAQGLIL; via the exons acAAGCACGCTTAGCACAGTCATGGTGAGCAATTTGTCGCTGAAAGCAGCACTAAGAGATGTAAAGGAATTCTTTTCCTTTTCTGGTGACCTTGTGCATGTTGAAATGCAAAG TGGTGACGAGCTGTCTCAAGTTGCCTACATTGCTTTTAAAGATAAGCAAGGAGCTGAGACAGCCATGCTTCTGACG GGTGCCACGATAGTCGATATGGCTGTCATCGTAACACCAGCCACTGATTATGAGCTACCAGCTGATGTTTTAGCTGCTCTAGAG CCCAAAGATGCAAAGTCCTCTGCTCTTGAGAAGGCAGAGGACATCGTTGGGACCATGCTGGCCAAGGGGTTCATTCTTGGTAGGGATGCGCTCGACAAAGCAAAAGCTTTAGACGAGAAGCATCAGCTCACATCAACTGCGACTGCTCGAGTATCTTCCTTTGACAAGAGAATCGGTCTGAGTGAGAAGATCAGCGTTGGTACTTCAGTTGTAAATGATAAAGTAAAGGAAATGGATCAGAAATATCTAGTTTCCGAGAAGACTAGGTCAGCACTTGCAGCTGCTGAACAGGGCGTCTCTACTGCTGGATCTGCCATCATGAAGAACAGGTATGTCCTTACTGGAGCAGCATGGGTAACTGGTGCCTTCAGTAAGGTTGCAAATACCGCGAACGATGTCGGGGCAAAGGCGAAGGAGAAAATAGCGGCTGAGCAGGAGGGCAAGACCGTAGCGGCCGGGTATGCACAAGCTGACATGTCGGACGCTCGTGAAAAGCCCAGGGATTTGGATGGTGAAGTCACAAAGATACATGTCTCTGAAAACCCTGAAGATATCCCCATATCTACCGCTGCAGTTTTCCCCATTACAGTAGATGATTCCAGCGATGCGTCTCCACCACCGCCTGCTACTGCTCTTCCCAAGAAACCGGAACCTGCGCAGGGATTGATACTATGA